One window of the Bombus huntii isolate Logan2020A chromosome 18, iyBomHunt1.1, whole genome shotgun sequence genome contains the following:
- the LOC126875438 gene encoding LOW QUALITY PROTEIN: uncharacterized protein LOC126875438 (The sequence of the model RefSeq protein was modified relative to this genomic sequence to represent the inferred CDS: deleted 2 bases in 1 codon; substituted 1 base at 1 genomic stop codon) has product MDTGSKKEIKEMITKDISNIHNYSLDVKKYINNQLEDTLDYLHGLIAEIPQSVPGPSTTKRPKVLKKKGYRRKETIPENDIINTDNTVTDSAVHDKTENKDVKTGDVLETTIDRTKRKAAIKAAINIKKQQSMSLVTKLRRLTLDDDSNVNRKRGGRPKKKESARSSSDEKNTKGPTKHSKTKKNVLSETISKEDAIQPERIEPLKSSMTTRXIDNNIKRTFSRSENTKGKYSNIIDDTVIPSARNDIEDPSMCEDALEKFTPLMNSTMDINSTYTQKMMDATAIVEPLSPIKSNETVVINKNLASSIGKNNEPKFTSRSPITLQEEVQQLNQAIGLTEFEELFAEDEPSREREMSNRNMTKQDIQNEMKKRVPVRRRIEAFEKEKISEKAIVQKLARRSVEKAKKILLAKQKKETQMMTSQLQTARSTSVLHSKPDDDTSDDEARPRRTIPH; this is encoded by the exons ATGGATACTGGATCAAAGAAGGAGATTAAAGAAATGATTACCAAAGATATatcgaatatacataattattccttggatgttaaaaaatatattaacaacCAGCTTGAAGACACTCTGGATTATTTACATGGTTTAATTGCTGAAATACCACAATCAGTCCCTGGCCCTTCAACTACAAAGAGGCCGaaagttttgaagaaaaaagGTTATCGCCGTAAAGAGACTATCCCAGAAAATGATATTATCAATACTGATAATACAGTAACAGATTCAGCAGTACatgataaaacagaaaataaagatgtaaaaaCTGGGGATGTGCTGGAAACAACAATTGACCGAACAAAAAGAAAGGCTGCAATAAAAGctgcaattaatattaaaaagcaGCAGTCAATGTCACTTGTTACAAAATTACGAAGGCTAACTCTTGATGATGACAGTAATGTAAAT AGGAAACGTGGAGGCCGAcctaaaaaaaaggaaagtgcTAGAAGTagttcagatgaaaaaaacaCAAAAGGTCCTACAAAACAtagtaaaacaaaaaagaatgttttaagcgaaacaatttcaaaaGAAGATGCAATACAGCCAGAAAGGATTGAACCATTAAAGTCTTCAATGACAACAAGA TAGATAGACAACAATATAAAGAGAACTTTTTCACGGAGTGAAAACACGAAGggtaaatattctaatattattgATGATACAGTAATTCCATCAGCAAGAAATGATATTGAAGATCCTTCAATGTGCGAGGATGCACTTGAGAAATTTACTCCTCTTATGAATTCCACGATGGACATCAATTCTACTTATACGCAGAAGATGATGGACGCTACCGCAATTGTAGAACCTTTATCACCaataaaatcaaacgaaacggtagtaattaataaaaacttgGCTAGTAGTAtaggaaaaaataatgaacCTAAATTTACATCACGGTCGCCAATAACTCTGCAGGAGGAGGTTCAGCAGCTGAATCAAGCGATTGGACTCACCGAGTTCGAAGAATTATTCGCAGAAGATGAGCCATCCCGTGAAAGGGAAATGTCTAATAGAAACATGACGAAACAGGACattcaaaatgaaatgaaGAAAAGGGTGCCCGTAAGAAGGAGAATCGAGGcctttgaaaaagaaaaaatttcagaaaaagcCATTGTTCAAAAACTGGCACGAAGATCTGtcgaaaaagcaaaaaaaatcTTATTAGCGAAACAAAAGAAGGAGACTCAGATGATGACATCGCAG CTCCAAACAGCAAGGTCCACTTCTGTTTTGCACAGTAAACCTGACGACGACACATCGGACGATGAAGCCAGACCAAGGCGTACAATTCCACATTAG
- the LOC126875504 gene encoding uncharacterized protein LOC126875504, producing MLDSSKRSSRYNVAAKPATSPKFEEIVYNQARQSNTNKILRSALKTKLIEDKCEIINKQKASENVENKFAKEEKRGVKQKSISDSENETTDTRQRREVLLTNTASDSDRYKSVENDNAVTGVIATDEAKHRGRPRRSDKVEVKKDEDTRKILQNEKGGLEEQRKLEEDTKEETTETEVNSKGRSRTQNDMEDVVEDSQELSNKSKLSEIRIALNKIEYTKTILRNKKNSLERERGVREKKKMYRQKLFQKIYQMINVICFRKKKKILSTNYIRNLSILVRRKRKDRGVDQ from the exons atgttagatagtagtaaacggagcagtcgttataatgttgctgcaaagcctgctacttcgccaaaatttgaagaaattgtttataatcaagccagacaatcaaacacaaataaaattttgcgaagcgctttaaagacgaaattaatcgaagacaagtgtgaaataattaataaacaaaaggcatcggaaaatgtagaaaataaatttgccaaagaagaaaaaagaggtgttaaacaaaaatcaatttcagatagtgaaaacgaaacaactgatactcgtcaacgaagggaagttcttttaacgaacacagctagtgatagcgataggtataaatctgtagaaaatgataatgcagtaacgggtgtaatagcaactgatgaagcgaaacatagaggcagacctaggagatcggataaagtcgaagttaaaaaagatgaagatacaaggaagatcctacaaaatgagaagggtggattagaagaacaaagaaaactcgaagaagatacaaaagaagaaactacagagacagaagtcaattcaaaag gtagaagccgcactcaaaatgatatggaagatgtagtagaagattcacaagaattatctaataaaagtaagttatcagaaataaggattgcacttaacaaaattgaatatacaaaaactattttacggaataaaaagaattcattagaaagagaaagaggagtaagggaaaagaagaaaatgtacagacagaaattatttcaaaaaatatatcagatgataaatgtgatttgctttagaaaaaaaaaaaaaatattatccacaaactacattaggaatttatctattttagtgaggagaaagagaaaggatagaggagttgatcaatag